The Branchiostoma floridae strain S238N-H82 chromosome 12, Bfl_VNyyK, whole genome shotgun sequence genome segment CtcagaaaatgttgaatttcATAACTCTGACTCTCTAAAAcactatttcttgcattttgatgTGCAAATTTTGTGGAATACGGCAGTTACTTTCAGACAGGTCACTTGTGATGTAATAATATCCATGTTCAATCAGAATGTTCTGCTTGTCAGAGAatctgctccccagggtaaggggTGTCTTTAGGTGCCTTGCCTTAAAGGGGGTCAAATTCCTTTATTCTTTTTAGAACCGTGCATCAAAATGCATAGATGACTGTTTCCCTATAGTCTGGCAAACATCTCCAATTAAATGTGTGGCCCATAtgaattacttcgttacttctTTCAGAATATCTATAAAAGCAGCTAGTAAAGCGGGGATCAAACTTCAGAATGCCTGTCAAAGCACATTTTCAATCCTGAAGACACAACTGTACAGCTTGGGGCAAGTATGTGTGTGGATATTCAATTATGCTAATCTATTAATAAGAGATGGACCATGTTTATGAGACTGGCCAATCTCTACAGGGTAAGATACTATGCATAGTAGGTTATGTAATGTAATGCAATACTCTCTTCCTATGCAATGTGAAATAAAACACCTTTTTATCTTCATTTCTCATGTTCTGACAATAGGAAACCCCATGGTGGCAGGCTTTGCAGAGGAGATCGATTCGGAGGATGAGATGCCCAATCAGGCGCCCGCGAAATTGGCGTCCGCAAGTCTGGACATCGACCTTTCCAGTGACGAAGACGAACCCGTGGTCGCCAAGGACGCAGACATCGAAGACGACCTACCAACCCCCATCCTACAgccacagaaaacaacagatTCCCTCAAACCCCTTTCTGATCCCTTCACTACAAAACCTCACACTGTGTCAAACGATGCAGAAGAGGTCCAAGAGACTGTCCAATCAGACGGTGATGAGGACACGAATCAACCAATCATAGCTGCCGATGTAGACATTTCCAGTGAGGATGAACAGAAGGGACTTGATGATTGGttaggaggaggagggggggaGGGTAAAGTTGATGGGTTGGTATCAAAGGTAGATGATATCAGCTTAGATGGAGCGGAAGCTGCAGTAGAACTTAAGAAAGAGGATTTCGATTTCTTAGAGAAAGTCAGCAAGCCGTTGTCAGGACAAGAGTCGGGAGAAGGGGACAGGGAAGACATCagccagaagaagaagaagaagaaaaagaaagatcgCAGGAGTGATGGAGAGGAAGATGGAGAGAAGTCCCACAAGAAGAAGCACAAGAAACACCgggagaaagagaaggagaaagtgtcagatgaaggagaagggaagaagaaaaagaagaagcacAAAAAGAAGGAAGTGGACGAATTGGAAGAGTTTCTGGGGGGTGGGGTAggtaaagggggagggggtggggaagGGTACGAGATATTTTGATTGGTAGCCAAGAGCCATCCGAAGCACACTGTACTTAAAATAAGACATAATTTAAGAGATGAAAAAAAGCCAAAGTTTCTTACAATGTCCTAATCAGATTTATGTATCATAAAGGTTTCCTCTCGATACAAGAATAGTATACACATGTTCATATATGACAGTGTACCTTATTgcaaacaatttgttttgttgctgTAAACAATTTATATTGGAGCACTGATTGAAAGAGAGATTTGATGCCAAACTCATTTGACAACATATCATATAATATGTATATTGTTGAATGGCATTCCTTGTATTTGATACATTTCATCCCATGGCATCCAAACTGTATGATACCCACTGAGGATCATACAAATATACTTTATGATAGTATGTCTTGTTTTTTTGGCAATACCACAGGAGTGGAGGCATTTTCCCACTTCTGAGGCCAATGAAAATAAATGTGTCTCCAGTTAACTGACTGACTCTAGCAAAGACCTGTTGACCCTAGCAGTTTAGCTTATCAATATATTTTTGCTTGCCcatgtatatctgtatcatTACAATGTGAAAATACCAGtgcctgatgcatttcagttttacattgcttaAATGGATTTGGCATAATACTTCACCCTAAATCTAGGAAAAGAGAAATATTTCTTAAACCAGAAACACTTCTTATTTTTCCTAAGCCTAACTACAGAtcatacagaatctgatgtactTTATGAtagtattgtgtttttttcgcAATGTCTTAAGAGTGGAGGCATTTTTTTCACTACTAATGCCTTTATTCATGCTCAAAGTAGGATAGATAATATTGTATACTACTATCATCAGATGCTTTTTGCCCTAACTACATCTGCTGTAACTTGTATGTCTGTTTTAATTGAAATGTCTGAAGATTTGACTTGTAGAAATGCTTGGTATTTAATGTAATCTTGATAGTATAGTGTTGTTACTATCATGATGGTTTACATTTGGCACATGTGATCTGAGTTGTATTATCCACAATagcaaactttaatttttagtTCTGGAATGATATCTCTTTAGTTAAAAACCCAACAGTAATGTGTTGCAGTAGGTAGAAGATTTTGGTGAATTTATTCTTCATGCATGACAAAAACTTCTTTTGCTGGACAGAAATAACATTTCGAGAACgcgaacttattgatcacccctcatacAGGTACATTGAATGAACTGTATTCTAAGATTTGTCCAAGTGCAGTTTTAAATGTATTTGTGCAAGATGCATCAATCCAATATTCTGCATACAAACTTTGATTTCTTTTGACCTCAGGAAAAAAGGATGTTAGAATAgttaattttgtgtgtgtggcaaAATTTCTGGTGTCCAAATCCTTACACTTCTCTTCATGAGTGTTGTGTAGTactagttgacctttatccgtgtggtaacctatatccattgtttttaaaaacagtatttagggatgtcaagtcgatgGATATTGgtgtcaaactgcaatgttttgaaaatatttcaatttaaaACTACCGTCCATTGATGTGAACTTGATGTCCCAAAGTACCCTTTTTCTGAAATTGAtattaccccacagataaaggtgaactagtgttatgtgCAGTTTCTTTGCTAAATACCATATTAAGGTACACATTGAACTTTAAATGCCTCATGCCTTGCTGCTTGTAGTGTTATTTCATACCCTTTAAGTATATGTAGTTGAATAAAACGCAAGGCGACAAGGAACTGCActtatgaatttcaaaatgaatttaGTAAGATAAGTGATGGAAGCAGTACGAATATCTGTATATTGATTGAATAAATTTTACTGCTGTTCAAGGAACAAGTCACTTCGTCATGTCCGCTCATTCATTGCCatttatgatttgtttgtaaAGCATACACGCTTAACTGCTGCATCTTTAGAATAAACAGTATATGATGCATATCTAGACAGATCTAGAAgtgtttgatccactcacaccgggaaggacacctactcttttcgataagtgtggtgggttctttaacgtgcttgaggtgtggctctcctcaaacacgagacctctatttaatgtcctatccgaggaagTCCCTAGCCAAGGGCGGCCCTAACTGTGTACAGTAGTGTCCTAGATAACCTCAACATACCAACCAATTTGCATGTTGTCTCTGACAGGCTCAAAGGACACGTACACAAAGTGTTGAATGACACTTCCCTCTTAAGATAGACCCCAGAGATATATAACACAGTAGGAGTACTAGTGCCAATTAAAGTTGTTGCTGAGAGCTAGAAGACAGACGCGTGTATGTAGTATAAGGCACCACACAAACTACAATTTGTAGGTTACCAGTTTGAGTAACTGGTGAAAATGATAACCCCACTGCATTGCCATCTGAATCAATTTGCAGGGATCCGTAGGCCAGAGGTCGAGTCTATGCTTGTATAGGGTCAACCCCAGATTGTTCCAaggatgtaacgtccttgattggacatgttgtaaggaGATTGCATTTGTCATTTCGGATGGTGACATAAACCCGGAGGCCTCGTGTATGAGGGACCTTCAGGTGTAAGTTAAAAAGTCAAAGTTAAAGTTAATACATCTAagatgcgtagggtggcgcccatctccacttcgaagcctgtgggccacacatttgtgcaagtcactacagcagggggctggtccgctggtagtgatgtgcgtttaactcccatacacttcctcattagtgctgagtgctaagcagagaaagcagtatgtaccatttttagagtctttggtatgactcggccggggatcaaactcgcGACCTTCCgtatgcaaggcgaacactctacccactcggccattgcaccggctaacACTCAGGCGTAAGCCTAATATAGCATTAAACCTCTGCTCATAAAAGAGCCCAACACACTTGTCCTTGCCTAAAACATGCAAGCTGTAGTTAAGTCACATTGCTTTACAAGCATATATACGAAGCTTTACTAGCGTACGAAAAAGCGTCATGCTTAGAATGTCGTCAGTCTGAGATTCAATCACTTGACCCTATTCATTAATGGCAATATGGTTTTGAACTGATGGCAAAAAAAGGTAATTTTGCGTAGTAAGATTGGGTAGATTTCTGACTGATTGTTAACCTCAACTGAAACCTATATTTTCAAACCTTTCCTGCAGACACAGAAGACATCTACACCAGAGTGTTCCAGGAACTTGTGACACCATATGGCAAGACATTTGATTGGACCATCAAGGCCAAAATGATGGGGATGAAACCTCAACAGGGTGCCTCGTACCTTATTCAGACATTAGGTACTGATttgaacttgaaagttcatctgtgttggtagaagtcattattacAGTTTAACTGGTTCAATAAATTTAAAATAGGTACTGATTTGGTTTATGCTTGTTGTGCTGTCTGGACAAGATAGCTTTTTCCATCAGCCCACAAAGCAGTCAAAGACATGTTGAATTGTGTATCCAGAATTTGCATTTGGAATTGAATCAGACATTTTATTTTACTCATTCTACAGGTATATGCTGGACAGGTGTGGTTTATGCTTCTTTCTACTGTTCTATATACTAGTGTAGTTTAAGCAGTCATGTTGAACTATGTATCCAGAATTTGCATTTTTGATTGAATGagacattttattttacttattCTAATATATACATCTGAATACCCACAGACCTTCCCATGACTGAGGAACATTACCATGAATGGACCACCAAAAGATATGCTGAACTCATGCCCACAGCGGAGCTGCTACCTGGTTAGTGTACCTGAATATGTTGTATCTTTTGGGGGAatttctgtaaatgcatttaagtttgtgggatttaattttgcagtagcagaAAAATGAAGTGTTTGAGGTGGTCAAATACAACTTAgtggaaaatgtttgtggtggttttgagaTTGCAGggaagtggccaccacaaaaaagTGGTTATAAAACcgccgcaaacatttctgcatttacagtactgttccCTGAGATGACTTCTTTGGCAGTTTTAGTTTTAATCAGTTCATTAGGTGTCTAGAAATGACATAACAGCACTGACATGCAAAAAAGCAATTATTCAAGCAACAAATAtaattatgattttggaaatggtcagccATGATGATCAGATAGAGGAGatattcagttgcttgtcaaatgagtaactgctttttggcgtatcttgttaCCTACATGTCTGACTTCATCGACAAAGCACTGACATGgtgcaaaatgtttttgtgagtTGATTCTTTGGTTATGTCTTTGTACATATAAGAAGATTTCTCGATGACgatgtgtacaaatgtatgtcctTCAAGGCGCAGAGAAGGTCGTACGTCACCTTCACAAACACAAGGTCCCCATCGGTCTCTCCACGGGATCGGACGTGGAGAAGTTCAACACCAAGACGACCAATCACAGGGAGTTCTTCAAGCTGTTTGACCCCTTGGTGACCTGTGGCAGTGACCTGGAAGTGAAACATGGCAAGCCTCATGCTGATGCATTCCTGGTGCCTGCGACAAGGTTTCCTGACAAACCCAACCCAGCACAGGTGAGGATATTGTCTTAGGGTTGCATTCCTAAAAGAAACATAATTTTGTGGTGTCAGTGTTGCATAATTTTAGGGTGTGCGGCCCAGACccaagaggttctgggttcaaatttCCTAACATGCTCCattgacatacattgtagtgcccttggggaaggcattttacatgactttcctaaTTTCACTCAGATAGAAATGAGTACCAACCTGCAGTTACCGGGTATATAGGGATGACCCTTGAATAGGATGTTGAATCGAGGGACCTGCcacgtgtttgaggagaagAACTCATCACACTTGTAAAAACTAAGGGGTAGACCCTTCCCTGTGCGAGTGgttcaaataaatctgtccagagTCCAGACATCCAGGTTCTATTCAGTAGAAACCTGGTGTGTAACtccatgaggcagtttaccggTTACACTACACAATacagagaaacaaacaaaacagtttaCCTGAGCTGACCCAAACATCCCCATGATCCCAGCTTCCTACCACATGAACGAAATTCCAATTCACATTCATCgaggctaacattccatacatgcctgtggaaacatgcctagcatgcctgtggaaacatacctgtgcaattcctagaatttttgcagattGAACCTAATATATACCAattggctcgcccctgaggcatcgccaaaaagtcatgttgtatatttttgctGAGCATTCTTATTGAGAAAATTCCGTTTCTTTTTCAGTGCTTGGCATTTGAAGACTCCCCTAACGGAGTGGACTCTGCACTGAATGCTGGGATGCAGGTTGTCATGGTGCCACACCCAAACCTGGACCGAAGTCTCTGCACCAATGGCACTCTCGTTTTAAACTCGCTGGAGGATTTCCGTCCAGAAGAGTTTGGACTACCTGCTTATGCTAGCTAGCCCATGTATGGTGATCATGGTTTTTAGCATTTTggtattcttcattttttcaaataaaaagtACTGTTTAATTGATTAAAGtatgcacttttttaacttctCAAAATCCAAAATGTGCTTCAAGTTAGGCCCAAGTTGGGGGCATACGTAGGGTGTTGCTCAGATATGTATATGGTGATAAGAGAACTGGTCCAGCTAGAAATAACAGTTTCGTACCAGTATTAATTTGTACCGACACAACCATGGCATACATTATCAGTAGACAATTTGTCTTTCTCAGGGTACTATAATTATAAATAGACTTGTCTAATAGTATATGATGATGTGTGCATGTATCAATGATGTTAACCCTTCAAAGAAGCTTCAAAAATAGCTTGGGCGGGGGGTAATTGGAAATGGATATTTATGTCACACAATACCACAGTGACTTTacctgttgaaaatgtactgatTTTGTCGAAAACTGACTCCTCggacaaaatatattttgagCTCTGAGCACAGTCTTCCATAAGATTAGTAGTAACTAAAAAAGGAATCATTATCTGGTATATCATGtaagttcattcatttgtaaGACCTTCCTGATTAAATGCAATGAAGGAAACTTTTTTGATCCCGACTTTTATcttttttgcaatgtttgcaaGAGCTTTGCAGTGTTACAaggatgtcatacatgtaatcaaatcagtatTGCATAAAACAATTATGATCTTTGGAAAGTGAAACACTGACAGatgataattatgcaaatgaatccaatttgcatgattaatgttaAAGTGCTATAAAATAATAGGAATCACCTATTTGTGATGTTAGTTAAAGGTTTACATAGATCATGTAAATATCAAATTCATTTGAATAATTTATGATAGAATATTAACAACATGTAATTTTGCCATATTAAAGGATTTATACACAAACAATGCATGCTGTAGAGACGACCAAAATAAAAGATCAAGCTTTTTAcagctttatttgcataatcaacgagACAATCAATATGAAGCATATACTTAAGCTCAAAATATTTTATGGATGTCTAAAGGTTTTTGTATATTGGTCTTGATAATCGTGTTATAAGTGGTAAATGGCGAAATCGTATCTTATGATAACTGTTAGATTTTCTTGTAAATAATGCATTTTCATTGTCTAAAATTCAGGAGACTTTCAATCTAGAGTGCCATTTACAATAGATTCCAACTGCCTTGTTCTGGTTCTCATCATCATATTCTTAGAAACTATCTGAGATCTGCTGCCTGAGGATCATAAACATGTCAAAAGTGATCTTTACCCGAACAAACATATGAGTGCATTAATCTAATAGCAATTTTAGGAATGTATTAATGATTGACTGATCGATGTTGCTCTAGAGCTGTCGATGTATGTGTAGACGTCACACATTCTGTGAGTGGACATTTTCACCAACTAGGACCACCTTTCGACCAAATTACAAAGACTAGAgatacatttttcatatttaagTTGATTTTGCTGTAAGGGAATTTTCTATGGCAAAAACTGTTGGCCGTCAACTGCCTAAACTGCCTCATTCCATAGGAAGCTCATCTAAGCTATTCTCAGATTAATTGTCTCTAGTTTCTGAGTTGTGTACCGGCACTTTGGTACGTGTTGATTACAGCACCGCAAACTGCGTTGATAACAATGTGGCTTAATTGCTCTTCAAAGTCACCAGGCATGTTTTATGTTCAAAGTAATGAACAAAATTTCTTTATATACTGCACTGTACCTGTCTAAGATTATCAGGTACATTTACTTCCAACTGAAGTTAGGCCATAACATTTAACTATAACTGTCACAGGACCCAGGCCACATCATAATACTAGACTCATTTTACTCTAACTGTAGCTGTCCCATGTCATCAGACCCATTTTACTCCAACTGAAGCTGTCTCAGGTCAGCAGGTACTTTCTCTTCCAACTGTAGCTGTCCCAGGTCAGCAGGTACATTCTCTTCCAACTGTAGCTGTCCCGGGTCATCAGGTACATTCTCTTCCAACTGTAGCTGTCCCGGGTCAGCAGGCACATTCCCTTCCAACTGTAGCTGTCCCAGGTCATCGGACAAACTTCCTTCCAACTGAAGCTGTCCCAGGTCACCTTGCATGACGCTTGGCATGTCGATGTGAGCATGATCCCCTGCTGTGATTAACACGTTCCCGTACACGATCGACTGTGGGACCGCGTTTCCAACAGCTCCTTGTTCCTCTTCTTCGTCGTCTCTTCCGCCATACAGGAGGTCATCGACGTCTTCTGAGAAGCCAAGGATGTCGTGATAGACGATGCCGTCCTCTGCTTTGGCCTTGTCGATCTGATCCATGCTGTAGGAGAAAACTTCTTCTCTGTGTTCCCTCAATGCACGAGCGCTGAGCACCCTCTCCTCTGTAGTGGTGCCTGGGCTGCACTCGTCGAGCTCGTTGGTCAGGATGTTCTCTATCAGCTGGAGCATCTGTCGGCAGCTCGGCTTGTCGGCCTGCTCGCTCCGCACACAGATGTTGACCGCACGGCCGTCTGGGGACAGCTTGATGAGGCTTTCCACGTTACAGTCGAAACACTTGGCTCCGTCCCTCCATAGCAGTGGGCGATTCTTCAGCTGCCTCATCAGGCGGGTCTGCACACGGGGAAAGAACCCGGAGGAGAACATGTCGGTGGTGTCGGCACACTGGACTTGCTTGCCGAAGTACACGGTCTTGGCGGGGTCTGCGGTTGGCTGCCACTTCTCTGGAGGCATGGTCTGTGTCAGCAGCCCGGGGATGATGAACTCCTGTCCATCAAAGGTGTGGCAGAGCTGGAACTCTTGCAGCAGGGTGATCAGGAGATCGACATCGGTGGTGACATCTTTGAACACTTTTTGGATCTCTTCTCTTGTGACGATACCAATGCCCTCACGTCTTCTCAGATGGATGGGGAAGTTTTCTGGTGCCATGACTTTGCCGAAGACATCCGTGCAGAGCCAGTTGGGTTCCAGGACAACAATGGGCTCAGCAGTGGAGGAGACCAACACGATCTGGAACAATATAGGAAGAAAAATGTGTACGTAATAAGTGATTAATGACCTACATATAACCTTTGCAGTATCATAAATATTACATAGTTGAAAGTGCTCACGACACCAATTGCAATGACGTTGAAATTGAAATTCCCACGAAATCACAtcagataatgatgataatattgTGTAATAACATTACATTTGCACAATACAAACCCACTTCTGATGTTATTAAACATAGAACTTCGTAAAAGTATAACTCCAGCTCTTGAAGTTTTCCACCAAGTAAAGAGACTAAACCATGACTGTAGCTGTTAGGACGTCACAATGAACATTGCAGGCGTTTTGGAGCTAAGCAGTACCGCTTACCGGCAAAGAAAGTTATTTGGTAAATAAAAATTACTTCATTGGGTTGGTAGAATTTAGGACTTCGAGGCTTCTTTTAGATGACCAGACTGTCTCATACCTGCTGATGTTTcaatgcctgtcagacatcacCCTCTAAGCGTGCAACTGGTGTTCTGCTTCTGCCCCGTTTGGCAGAGCTCCATTTACAAGctttgaggaagatgtctgatagacatccAAACGTCAGTAGGTAAGAGGTAgtctggttgtgtaaaagaaacctcaatatatacagatatatatttgaaaaggaaaggaagctaatattgtattttttttgtaataacGAAATTCAACTACTGTTTGTCTAACAACCACGTTTTTTGCCAGCTATAGTGCCAGATTTAGAATCGGAATTGGTTCCTCGTAACGTTCAGGGTTTCAACATTACCTGGAGTCAATGATCAAGAGCTAGAAGTATGGTTTTGATCGTTAGACgttcaatgacaatgacatcaGAAAGTGTAAACGTTTAAGTTCACAAATGATACTATTCTTGCTACTTAAAATAAGAAACCAATGTACATTGGTGCCATAAACACTTTAAATAAATGGTTTGATCATAACACCCATTCAGTAGAATCATTATATCATTTACATGTTCTTTGGAATGGCAAAAAGAACTCTTACGTCATTTTTCTTGACACTGTTTCAATAATTTACCTCCCCAAGTTGGTTCAGATACTTCGAAGACTCCTTGAGAAAATCTTCTTCAGCCAAGCTGTCGATccccatcatcaccatcaccgcCTCCTTGTACTCTGTCCATCTCAAAACGGGACACTTTGGGCTGCACCTCTCTTTGGTCCATTTGGGTAGACACTTGATGATTTCAGCACACAGTTTGGGTATGGCTCGCTGATGCTatataataaaaataaacattgattGAATGAAACAACTGAGTAGGCGGATGTATAACCAAGACATCATGGAATTGAGCTGTTACATCTACAAAAGTCATCTTGacacattttttgtattttttgatAATCTAGTCTGCTAAAATTATATAAGGACAGTGTTAATATTAAGCGAATAACGTTTGTCTAAAATATTTAAAAGGAAATACTTTGAACATTGTAACTAGACGACACCACTCACTGTTATAAGCTGGGTCTTCAGTCTCGTCAAAAGGTCTTTAAGACGCCGCATGTCAGTTTGACGAGTCTTTCTGCAGTCAAGCAGGACAACTTCGTCTGAGATGTCCAGTTGATTCCTGAACTGTGATGTCATCAGCTCAAGGAGAGAAGATGCCTTTTGGTGTCCTCCTAGCAATAATAATATACGTATGTGGAGTAGATGAAATTGGTATGGAAGAATGTTATT includes the following:
- the LOC118428315 gene encoding pseudouridine-5'-phosphatase-like; the protein is MANTGKYKPVTHVIFDMDGLLLDTEDIYTRVFQELVTPYGKTFDWTIKAKMMGMKPQQGASYLIQTLDLPMTEEHYHEWTTKRYAELMPTAELLPGAEKVVRHLHKHKVPIGLSTGSDVEKFNTKTTNHREFFKLFDPLVTCGSDLEVKHGKPHADAFLVPATRFPDKPNPAQCLAFEDSPNGVDSALNAGMQVVMVPHPNLDRSLCTNGTLVLNSLEDFRPEEFGLPAYAS
- the LOC118427058 gene encoding death-associated protein kinase 1-like gives rise to the protein MNEDEFLSAVCGGDVQTVRWSLQAERDVNQRFNSLPGLTALHVASTKGNTEMVKLLVQLGANVEAKDKYGRTALHMASENGNTETVKLLIEFGADVEAKNMYDRTALHVASGNGNTEVVKLLVQLGADVEVKDKDGTKPLDYIRDQDLRRVLKNLATEVSYHKLMKQSGGVKVNRFKLCICGPQEAGKSTLKESLQTGPLTAFFRDRMTPDHQQHEPTPGVNVGTTNIPSVGEVSVWDFAGQSEYAVTHSMFMDAENTIFAVLYSIMDDIRTQEKKVHWWLCFIKSCNTKSKPNVILVASHADQTDAGHQKASSILKLMTSEFKDHLNISDEVFLLDCRKTRQTDMWRLKDLLTRLKTQLLTHQRAIPKLCAEIIKCLPKWTKERCSPKCPVLRWTEYKEAVMVMMGIDSLAEEDFLKESSKYLNQLGEIVLVSSTAEPIVVLEPNWLCTDVFGKVMAPENFPIHLRRREGIGIVTREEIQKVFKDVTTDVDLLITLLQEFQLCHTFDGQEFIIPGLLTQTMPPEKWQPTADPAKTVYFGKQVQCADTTDMFSSGFFPRVQTRLMRQLKNRPLLWRDGAKCFDCNVESLIKLSPDGRAVNICVRSEQADKPSCRQMLQLIENILTNELDECSPGTTTEERVLSARALREHREEVFSYSMDQIDKAKAEDGIVYHDILGFSEDVDDLLYGGRDDEEEEQGAVGNAVPQSIVYGNVLITAGDHAHIDMPSVMQGDLGQLQLEGSLSDDLGQLQLEGNVPADPGQLQLEENVPDDPGQLQLEENVPADLGQLQLEEKVPADLRQLQLE